In Pelmatolapia mariae isolate MD_Pm_ZW linkage group LG2, Pm_UMD_F_2, whole genome shotgun sequence, one DNA window encodes the following:
- the LOC134644282 gene encoding girdin-like isoform X3: MEDHMTSSDSAGTGCTSVAMVKDSVGADVDLHVLCDRVEVLEQRAVSAIQPESYLRNRIRELETSERSLLLQLYQLASASQFPNMQHSQRLDQRLHMLRAEVRTMTQEKEREERVWRERLQRCQRQLKAKEEEMSRQAQYFENFKTQLQHKLSLAWEREQSLQNRIYTLEKQLLDMTVSAATGMTTIRAVRITGGTVQCLEEQDRLSSMRGEGEGEEETKEERRKKWQPSVGTEREERQKGDEGKAENSIGGGRNSDTKQSSNEARLQGFIVSLQEDLRVLLEREEERMTERKRLMEQLQEAQESNHFLSCSVDEMKSEIHQLKLSENSLLEELEQLREENLRLQQVLRDSANHIPSQSSACLSPETSTPNSSLAVNSGTASIFSYSTATGQPSVACSGEVQPYSSEVPLVHHQATAEITQSSTEHYSSAVKSKMPTKSHPVNLFHYGSESSANFKSLSLTTESIDEFKLGSWCSEGILNLEESPSEESDALREAYRSLGLDRDLKALQEQCDNLKVALQHTQSQLKEIAEENAQLKLQLRKQAEELEAETEQRSSAEKINTPSTYGGNDQSRSSPNQDGNILALAQDDLIQSLNQENRALAERIQELLAHIERKEDDITKQQTQLIERISQLEEDQVRLEQENREQGCLISELTKKTEDDLNTIMDLQQKLVQGEEVAHLMFNQETDSMNTGSVSGSQHNNHCDLLKSSSKKNHLHLDSQKDEAAQLTNSVQNLKTEQEELTKSINSLREQQREVALSVQVQTEEKQQLTRTVWGLKEEKDHISKALADLKQEKEQLSRAVCGLRDEREHFIRSMNGQKEEKEQLTKSLSALERDKGAILESLSSGKEERDEIMKSLQSLQTESDQLSQTVLYLKRERDKLTDSLKCLKEKRDQEQMSHSLKEEHDRLMKSVSSLEEEKRRTEHSVNCLKQAEEQIMQVIQDLREERDSLQGLSIQKQTEERNQKQQMLNSSSAGLTKKSEIPAETADYATQRCQTNNHGGNLIQQEENDLMREIETLGAELKRSREEMDKSRAEIKRLQGELRHSEMRREEVERKASQAAENAMKLTDVENQMEEIKKENYNLTTQVKELQNKLTGLLREKTDMLSLKAQTQERYNILTAQLKAKTVALEELNSEYIALKRGQGSRDDISTVLVSLRARYNDIRAKYDALLKRKSQTDLDIPPLKAKLSCLVVKCQERNSLLDQMMKILQRQGCMNPYLTQQVEHLLSDAALQEYTAAFTLENNTKTRDYASGFTPEFSSKYKSCTSEFITDRTCPVVSTSVKKHQQTGVTPEAGVEGRGKEISIVSTESSGNHQDCGSEFTPVLTGSLKKDANSSSPVQEQATVQASASPVLPPNEREITDTVPPQLSPSAGGPPQAASQPEKLVFHHPEIKKEKSSLCATNVTGYLLSPTIPSVSFASPKRRLSSPEKILNLHEQLQKTLRSSFEAPKSRGRGQDPRRSQSLSAPADLNKASQTKKLSLSFNNAQINSLTVTTAMSQAPHTPVVTTKPVAANKSPTLFEAVASRSVNATFSPSIFTNRHLKADTTKTESALSSSSNFAFSTPAANNVKSILSNGTNETLSSKMTKKITAIPDVSYAAHKASLQRVATFDSAVTYPKATSSDATALQISTAPEVTTFNMTSKMDGAIPDVSQSSQLSHCSPERSNKFATTFTARLGKRPKPEAPAEVRSVEVIKTVGQSNLMIGWERPPLDELGCSNGTFVYGYRVYVDGDFHKSVMSSACTKHRNIYICRPLRERPHLRLD; the protein is encoded by the exons ATGGAGGATCACATGACTTCGTCAGACTCAGCAGGTACCGGATGCACTTCAGTTGCCATGGTAAAGGACTCTGTAGGAGCTGATGTGGACCTGCATGTGCTGTGTGATCGAGTGGAGGTCCTGGAGCAGAGAGCGGTTTCAGCCATCCAGCCTGAGAGCTACCTGAGGAACAG GATCAGAGAGTTGGAGACGTCAGAGAGGAGCCTCCTGCTGCAGCTATATCAGCTAGCGTCTGCCTCTCAGTTCCCCAACATGCAACACTcccagaggctggaccagagaCTCCACATGCTCAGGGCGGAGGTCAGAACCATG acTCAGGAGAAGGAGCGAGAGGAGCGAGTATGGAGGGAGCGACTGCAGCGCTGTCAGAGGCAACTGAAGGCCAAAGAGGAAGAGATGAGTCGACAGGCCCAGTATTTTGAAAACTTTAAAACCCAACTCCAACACAAGCTCAGCCTGGCCTGGGAGAGAGAGCAGAGCCTGCAGAATCGCATCTACACTTTAGAAAAGCAGCTACTTGACATGACTGTGAGTGCCGCCACTGGTATGACAACTATCAGAGCAGTCCGAATCACTGGTGGTACTGTGCAGTGCTTGGAAGAACAAGACAGGCTATCTTCCATGAGGGGAGAGGGCGAAGGAGAAGAGGAGACCAAGGAAGAGAGGCGAAAGAAATGGCAGCCAAGTGTAGGAACTGAGAGAGAAGAAAGGCAAAAGGGCGATGAGGGAAAAGCAGAGAACAGCAtaggaggaggaagaaacagTGACACAAAACAGTCCTCAAATGAGGCAAGGTTACAAGGATTCATTGTCAGCCTGCAGGAGGATCTCAGAGTGCTgctggagagagaggaggagaggatgaCTGAGAGGAAGAGACTAATGGAGCAGCTCCAGGAGGCCCAGGAGAGCAACCACTTCCTCAGCTGCAGCGTGGATGAGATGAAGTCAGAGATCCATCAGCTGAAACTATCTGAGAACTCGCTATTGGAGGAGCTTGAACAACTGAGAGAGGAGAACCTAAGACTGCAGCAGGTCCTCAGGGATTCGGCTAACCACATACCGAGCCAATCATCCGCATGCCTGAGTCCTGAGACCAGCACACCCAACTCCAGTCTGGCTGTTAATTCTGGGACTGCCAGCATTTTCTCATATTCCACTGCCACGGGACAGCCATCAGTGGCTTGCTCAGGAGAG GTGCAGCCTTATTCATCAGAGGTTCCACTTGTTCACCACCAGGCGACAGCAGAGATCACACAGAGCAGCACAGAGCATTATTCCTCAGCAGTTAAATCAAAAATGCCAACTAAAAGTCATCCTGTAAACCTGTTTCACTATGGGTCTGAATCCAGTGCCAACTTCAAGTCACTTTCCTTGACTACAGAATCAATAGATGAGTTTAAACTTGGAAGCTGGTGCTCTGAAGGAATCTTAAACTTAGAAGAGAGCCCCAGTGAGGAATCTGATGCCCTGAGGGAAGCTTACAGGAGCTTGGGGTTAGATAGAGATCTTAAAGCTCTTCAGGAGCAATGTGACAACCTAAAGGTTGCtctgcagcacacacagagtcagCTAAAGGAAATAGCTGAGGAAAATGCTCAGCTGAAGTTACAACTCAGGAAGCAAGCAGAGGAACTAGAGGCAGAGACTGAGCAGAGGTCTTCAGCAGAAAAG ATTAACACACCCTCTACTTATGGTGGGAATGATCAATCCAGGTCATCTCCTAACCAAGATGGCAACATTCTTGCTCTTGCCCAGGATGATCTTATCCAAAGCCTGAATCAGGAAAACAGGGCATTGGCAGAGAGGATCCAGGAGCTTTTGGCTCACATTGAGCGCAAAGAGGATGACATCACAAAGCAGCAAACCCAACTGATAGAGCGCATCTCCCAGCTAGAAGAGGATCAGGTCAGgctggagcaggagaaccgGGAACAGGGGTGTTTGATCTCAGAACTCACCAAGAAGACTGAGGATGATCTGAACACCATCATGGATCTGCAGCAGAAGTTAGTCCAAGGAGAAGAAGTTGCACATTTGATGTTCAATCAAGAAACTGACTCTATGAACACAGGATCAGTATCTGGTAGTCAGCATAATAATCACTGTGACTTACTGAAGAGCAGctcaaaaaaaaatcatcttcatCTTGATTCACAAAAAGATGAAGCAGCCCAGCTGACCAATTCAGTCCAGAACCTCAAAACAGAACAAGAAGAATTGACTAAATCCATAAATTCACTCAGAGAACAGCAAAGAGAAGTAGCTCTGTCAGTCCAAGTACAGACAGAAGAGAAACAGCAATTAACTCGGACAGTATGGGGACTGAAGGAGGAAAAAGACCACATCTCTAAAGCTCTGGCTGACCTTAAACAAGAGAAAGAGCAGCTGAGCAGGGCAGTCTGTGGGCTGAGAGATGAAAGAGAACACTTTATAAGGTCCATGAACGGCcaaaaagaggagaaagagcAGCTAACCAAGTCTTTATCTGCACTTGAAAGAGATAAAGGGGCAATATTAGAATCTCTCTCAAGTGGAAAAGAAGAGCGAGATGAAATAATGAAGTCACTGCAGAGTTTACAGACAGAAAGCGACCAGTTAAGCCAGACAGTGCTGTATCTGAAACGAGAGAGAGACAAACTAACCGATTCTCTTAAGTGTCTGAAGGAAAAGAGAGACCAGGAACAAATGTCTCACAGTTTAAAGGAAGAACACGACAGGTTGATGAAGTCAGTAAGCAGcttggaagaagaaaaaagaagaactgaACATTCAGTCAATTGTTTGAAACAAGCAGAAGAGCAGATAATGCAGGTAATTCAAGACCTTAGGGAAGAAAGAGACAGCCTACAAGGTCTCAGcatccaaaaacaaacagaggagAGGAATCAGAAGCAGCAGATGCTGAACTCAAGCAGCGCTGGTTTGACGAAGAAGAGTGAGATTCCTGCTGAGACTGCAGATTATGCTACACAAAGATGCCAGACTAATAACCATGGTGGAAACTTAATACAG CAGGAAGAAAATGATCTGATGAGAGAGATTGAAACTTTGGGAGCAGAGCTAAAGAGGTCACGGGAGGAAATGGACAAGAGCCGTGCAGAG ATCAAGAGGCTTCAGGGTGAACTGCGTCATTCAGAAATgaggagggaggaggtggagagaaAGGCGAGCCAAGCAGCTGAAAATGCAATGAAGCTTACAGATGTTGAAAATCAGATGGAAGAAATCAAGAAGGAAAATTACAACCTCACAACCCAG GTGAAGGAGCTGCAGAACAAACTGACAGGCCTGCTCAGGGAGAAGACTGACATGCTGTCACTCAAGGCTCAAACACAGGAGCGATATAACATCCTCACAGCTCAGCTCAAAGCCAAG ACTGTTGCTCTAGAGGAGCTGAACTCGGAGTATATAGCTCTGAAAAGAGGACAAGGTAGCAGGGATGACATCAGCACTGTTCTTGTCTCACTCAGGGCACGTTACAATGACATCAGAGCTAAG TATGATGCGCTGCTGAAAAGGAAAAGCCAGACAGACTTGGATATACCGCCTTTAAAG GCCAAGCTGTCTTGCCTAGTGGTGAAGTGTCAGGAGAGGAACAGCTTATTAGATCAGATGATGAAGATCTTGCAGAGACAAGGCTGTATGAACCCCTACCTCACACAGCAGGTCGAGCATCTGCTCAGCGATGCCGCTCTGCAGGAGTACACTGCAGCATTCACTTTGGAAAATAACACAAAGACCCGGGATTACGCTAGTGGGTTTACTCCTGAGTTTAGTTCAAAATATAAAAGCTGCACCAGTGAATTCATAACTGATCGGACCTGCCCGGTTGTGTCCACCTCTGTAAAAAAGCATCAGCAAACTGGAGTCACACCTGAAGCTGGAGTAGAGGGCAGAGGGAAAGAAATTTCCATAGTTTCCACTGAATCTTCAGGAAATCATCAAGACTGCGGTAGTGAATTCACACCTGTACTCACAGGATCGCTAAAGAAAGACGCCAACTCATCCTCACCAGTGCAAGAGCAAGCCACCGTCCAGGCGTCAGCGTCACCTGTTCTTCCACCAAATGAGCGAGAAATCACTGACACAGTGCCG CCACAGCTGTCTCCTTCTGCCGGTGGACCGCCCCAAGCAGCCAGTCAACCAGAGAAATTAGTGTTTCATCATCCGGAGATAAAGAAAGAGAAGTCCTCCCTCTGTGCCACCAATGTGACTGGATACTTGTTGAGTCCTACCATTCCCTCTGTCTCCTTTGCCAGTCCAAAGAGGAGGTTGAGTAGTCCTGAGAAGATCCTTAACCTCCATGAACAGCTACAGAAGACCCTGAGGAGCAGCTTTGAG GCTCCAAAGAGCAGAGGACGAGGACAGGACCCCAGGAGGAGTCAATCACTGTCAGCTCCTGCAGACCTGAACAAAGCCTCTCAGACTAAGAAGCTGAGCTTGAGTTTCAATAATGCACAGATCAACTCTCTCACAGTCACCACAGCTATGAGCCAAGCTCCACACACTCCAGTAGTAACAACTAAACCAGTTGCCGCTAACAAGTCACCAACACTTTTTGAAGCAGTTGCATCTAGATCAGTTAATGCAACCTTCAGTCCCAGCATCTTTACTAACCGTCACCTTAAAGCAGACACAACTAAAACAGAGTCTGCTCTTTCTAGCTCTTCTAACTTTGCTTTTTCCACTCCGGCTGCAAACAACGTCAAATCCATTTTAAGTAATGGCACTAATGAAACATTATCctcaaaaatgacaaagaaaatcACTGCAATCCCTGATGTATCCTATGCCGCACATAAAGCTTCTCTACAGAGGGTTGCTACTTTTGACTCTGCTGTTACTTATCCAAAAGCCACTTCCTCAGATGCAACTGCCCTTCAAATATCAACTGCCCCTGAAGTTACAACTTTCAACATGACTTCTAAAATGGATGGTGCTATCCCTGATGTTTCTCAGTCCAGTCAGCTGTCTCACTGCTCTCCTGAGAGATCGAACAAGTTTGCCACAACATTCACCGCTCGTTTAGGAAAAAGACCTAAGCCAG AAGCTCCAGCTGAGGTTCGTTCTGTTGAGGTCATCAAAACAGTGGGTCAGAGCAACCTTATGATTGGCTGGGAGAGACCACCACTCGATGAGCTGGGATGCAGTAATGGCACGTTTGTGTATGGCTACAGG GTGTATGTTGATGGGGACTTTCACAAATCTGTCATGAGCTCAGCGTGCACCAAG CACAGAAACATCTATATCTGCAGGCCTCTGAGGGAGCGCCCTCACCTCCGCCTCGACTGA
- the LOC134644282 gene encoding girdin-like isoform X2 yields MEDHMTSSDSAGTGCTSVAMVKDSVGADVDLHVLCDRVEVLEQRAVSAIQPESYLRNRIRELETSERSLLLQLYQLASASQFPNMQHSQRLDQRLHMLRAEVRTMTQEKEREERVWRERLQRCQRQLKAKEEEMSRQAQYFENFKTQLQHKLSLAWEREQSLQNRIYTLEKQLLDMTVSAATGMTTIRAVRITGGTVQCLEEQDRLSSMRGEGEGEEETKEERRKKWQPSVGTEREERQKGDEGKAENSIGGGRNSDTKQSSNEARLQGFIVSLQEDLRVLLEREEERMTERKRLMEQLQEAQESNHFLSCSVDEMKSEIHQLKLSENSLLEELEQLREENLRLQQVLRDSANHIPSQSSACLSPETSTPNSSLAVNSGTASIFSYSTATGQPSVACSGEVQPYSSEVPLVHHQATAEITQSSTEHYSSAVKSKMPTKSHPVNLFHYGSESSANFKSLSLTTESIDEFKLGSWCSEGILNLEESPSEESDALREAYRSLGLDRDLKALQEQCDNLKVALQHTQSQLKEIAEENAQLKLQLRKQAEELEAETEQRSSAEKINTPSTYGGNDQSRSSPNQDGNILALAQDDLIQSLNQENRALAERIQELLAHIERKEDDITKQQTQLIERISQLEEDQVRLEQENREQGCLISELTKKTEDDLNTIMDLQQKLVQGEEVAHLMFNQETDSMNTGSVSGSQHNNHCDLLKSSSKKNHLHLDSQKDEAAQLTNSVQNLKTEQEELTKSINSLREQQREVALSVQVQTEEKQQLTRTVWGLKEEKDHISKALADLKQEKEQLSRAVCGLRDEREHFIRSMNGQKEEKEQLTKSLSALERDKGAILESLSSGKEERDEIMKSLQSLQTESDQLSQTVLYLKRERDKLTDSLKCLKEKRDQEQMSHSLKEEHDRLMKSVSSLEEEKRRTEHSVNCLKQAEEQIMQVIQDLREERDSLQGLSIQKQTEERNQKQQMLNSSSAGLTKKSEIPAETADYATQRCQTNNHGGNLIQQEENDLMREIETLGAELKRSREEMDKSRAEIKRLQGELRHSEMRREEVERKASQAAENAMKLTDVENQMEEIKKENYNLTTQVKELQNKLTGLLREKTDMLSLKAQTQERYNILTAQLKAKTVALEELNSEYIALKRGQGSRDDISTVLVSLRARYNDIRAKYDALLKRKSQTDLDIPPLKAKLSCLVVKCQERNSLLDQMMKILQRQGCMNPYLTQQVEHLLSDAALQEYTAAFTLENNTKTRDYASGFTPEFSSKYKSCTSEFITDRTCPVVSTSVKKHQQTGVTPEAGVEGRGKEISIVSTESSGNHQDCGSEFTPVLTGSLKKDANSSSPVQEQATVQASASPVLPPNEREITDTVPPQLSPSAGGPPQAASQPEKLVFHHPEIKKEKSSLCATNVTGYLLSPTIPSVSFASPKRRLSSPEKILNLHEQLQKTLRSSFEAPKSRGRGQDPRRSQSLSAPADLNKASQTKKLSLSFNNAQINSLTVTTAMSQAPHTPVVTTKPVAANKSPTLFEAVASRSVNATFSPSIFTNRHLKADTTKTESALSSSSNFAFSTPAANNVKSILSNGTNETLSSKMTKKITAIPDVSYAAHKASLQRVATFDSAVTYPKATSSDATALQISTAPEVTTFNMTSKMDGAIPDVSQSSQLSHCSPERSNKFATTFTARLGKRPKPAPAEVRSVEVIKTVGQSNLMIGWERPPLDELGCSNGTFVYGYRVYVDGDFHKSVMSSACTKCILENIDLSVPVHISVQTLGSNGLSSDSVHTVFRTSVRTEPQ; encoded by the exons ATGGAGGATCACATGACTTCGTCAGACTCAGCAGGTACCGGATGCACTTCAGTTGCCATGGTAAAGGACTCTGTAGGAGCTGATGTGGACCTGCATGTGCTGTGTGATCGAGTGGAGGTCCTGGAGCAGAGAGCGGTTTCAGCCATCCAGCCTGAGAGCTACCTGAGGAACAG GATCAGAGAGTTGGAGACGTCAGAGAGGAGCCTCCTGCTGCAGCTATATCAGCTAGCGTCTGCCTCTCAGTTCCCCAACATGCAACACTcccagaggctggaccagagaCTCCACATGCTCAGGGCGGAGGTCAGAACCATG acTCAGGAGAAGGAGCGAGAGGAGCGAGTATGGAGGGAGCGACTGCAGCGCTGTCAGAGGCAACTGAAGGCCAAAGAGGAAGAGATGAGTCGACAGGCCCAGTATTTTGAAAACTTTAAAACCCAACTCCAACACAAGCTCAGCCTGGCCTGGGAGAGAGAGCAGAGCCTGCAGAATCGCATCTACACTTTAGAAAAGCAGCTACTTGACATGACTGTGAGTGCCGCCACTGGTATGACAACTATCAGAGCAGTCCGAATCACTGGTGGTACTGTGCAGTGCTTGGAAGAACAAGACAGGCTATCTTCCATGAGGGGAGAGGGCGAAGGAGAAGAGGAGACCAAGGAAGAGAGGCGAAAGAAATGGCAGCCAAGTGTAGGAACTGAGAGAGAAGAAAGGCAAAAGGGCGATGAGGGAAAAGCAGAGAACAGCAtaggaggaggaagaaacagTGACACAAAACAGTCCTCAAATGAGGCAAGGTTACAAGGATTCATTGTCAGCCTGCAGGAGGATCTCAGAGTGCTgctggagagagaggaggagaggatgaCTGAGAGGAAGAGACTAATGGAGCAGCTCCAGGAGGCCCAGGAGAGCAACCACTTCCTCAGCTGCAGCGTGGATGAGATGAAGTCAGAGATCCATCAGCTGAAACTATCTGAGAACTCGCTATTGGAGGAGCTTGAACAACTGAGAGAGGAGAACCTAAGACTGCAGCAGGTCCTCAGGGATTCGGCTAACCACATACCGAGCCAATCATCCGCATGCCTGAGTCCTGAGACCAGCACACCCAACTCCAGTCTGGCTGTTAATTCTGGGACTGCCAGCATTTTCTCATATTCCACTGCCACGGGACAGCCATCAGTGGCTTGCTCAGGAGAG GTGCAGCCTTATTCATCAGAGGTTCCACTTGTTCACCACCAGGCGACAGCAGAGATCACACAGAGCAGCACAGAGCATTATTCCTCAGCAGTTAAATCAAAAATGCCAACTAAAAGTCATCCTGTAAACCTGTTTCACTATGGGTCTGAATCCAGTGCCAACTTCAAGTCACTTTCCTTGACTACAGAATCAATAGATGAGTTTAAACTTGGAAGCTGGTGCTCTGAAGGAATCTTAAACTTAGAAGAGAGCCCCAGTGAGGAATCTGATGCCCTGAGGGAAGCTTACAGGAGCTTGGGGTTAGATAGAGATCTTAAAGCTCTTCAGGAGCAATGTGACAACCTAAAGGTTGCtctgcagcacacacagagtcagCTAAAGGAAATAGCTGAGGAAAATGCTCAGCTGAAGTTACAACTCAGGAAGCAAGCAGAGGAACTAGAGGCAGAGACTGAGCAGAGGTCTTCAGCAGAAAAG ATTAACACACCCTCTACTTATGGTGGGAATGATCAATCCAGGTCATCTCCTAACCAAGATGGCAACATTCTTGCTCTTGCCCAGGATGATCTTATCCAAAGCCTGAATCAGGAAAACAGGGCATTGGCAGAGAGGATCCAGGAGCTTTTGGCTCACATTGAGCGCAAAGAGGATGACATCACAAAGCAGCAAACCCAACTGATAGAGCGCATCTCCCAGCTAGAAGAGGATCAGGTCAGgctggagcaggagaaccgGGAACAGGGGTGTTTGATCTCAGAACTCACCAAGAAGACTGAGGATGATCTGAACACCATCATGGATCTGCAGCAGAAGTTAGTCCAAGGAGAAGAAGTTGCACATTTGATGTTCAATCAAGAAACTGACTCTATGAACACAGGATCAGTATCTGGTAGTCAGCATAATAATCACTGTGACTTACTGAAGAGCAGctcaaaaaaaaatcatcttcatCTTGATTCACAAAAAGATGAAGCAGCCCAGCTGACCAATTCAGTCCAGAACCTCAAAACAGAACAAGAAGAATTGACTAAATCCATAAATTCACTCAGAGAACAGCAAAGAGAAGTAGCTCTGTCAGTCCAAGTACAGACAGAAGAGAAACAGCAATTAACTCGGACAGTATGGGGACTGAAGGAGGAAAAAGACCACATCTCTAAAGCTCTGGCTGACCTTAAACAAGAGAAAGAGCAGCTGAGCAGGGCAGTCTGTGGGCTGAGAGATGAAAGAGAACACTTTATAAGGTCCATGAACGGCcaaaaagaggagaaagagcAGCTAACCAAGTCTTTATCTGCACTTGAAAGAGATAAAGGGGCAATATTAGAATCTCTCTCAAGTGGAAAAGAAGAGCGAGATGAAATAATGAAGTCACTGCAGAGTTTACAGACAGAAAGCGACCAGTTAAGCCAGACAGTGCTGTATCTGAAACGAGAGAGAGACAAACTAACCGATTCTCTTAAGTGTCTGAAGGAAAAGAGAGACCAGGAACAAATGTCTCACAGTTTAAAGGAAGAACACGACAGGTTGATGAAGTCAGTAAGCAGcttggaagaagaaaaaagaagaactgaACATTCAGTCAATTGTTTGAAACAAGCAGAAGAGCAGATAATGCAGGTAATTCAAGACCTTAGGGAAGAAAGAGACAGCCTACAAGGTCTCAGcatccaaaaacaaacagaggagAGGAATCAGAAGCAGCAGATGCTGAACTCAAGCAGCGCTGGTTTGACGAAGAAGAGTGAGATTCCTGCTGAGACTGCAGATTATGCTACACAAAGATGCCAGACTAATAACCATGGTGGAAACTTAATACAG CAGGAAGAAAATGATCTGATGAGAGAGATTGAAACTTTGGGAGCAGAGCTAAAGAGGTCACGGGAGGAAATGGACAAGAGCCGTGCAGAG ATCAAGAGGCTTCAGGGTGAACTGCGTCATTCAGAAATgaggagggaggaggtggagagaaAGGCGAGCCAAGCAGCTGAAAATGCAATGAAGCTTACAGATGTTGAAAATCAGATGGAAGAAATCAAGAAGGAAAATTACAACCTCACAACCCAG GTGAAGGAGCTGCAGAACAAACTGACAGGCCTGCTCAGGGAGAAGACTGACATGCTGTCACTCAAGGCTCAAACACAGGAGCGATATAACATCCTCACAGCTCAGCTCAAAGCCAAG ACTGTTGCTCTAGAGGAGCTGAACTCGGAGTATATAGCTCTGAAAAGAGGACAAGGTAGCAGGGATGACATCAGCACTGTTCTTGTCTCACTCAGGGCACGTTACAATGACATCAGAGCTAAG TATGATGCGCTGCTGAAAAGGAAAAGCCAGACAGACTTGGATATACCGCCTTTAAAG GCCAAGCTGTCTTGCCTAGTGGTGAAGTGTCAGGAGAGGAACAGCTTATTAGATCAGATGATGAAGATCTTGCAGAGACAAGGCTGTATGAACCCCTACCTCACACAGCAGGTCGAGCATCTGCTCAGCGATGCCGCTCTGCAGGAGTACACTGCAGCATTCACTTTGGAAAATAACACAAAGACCCGGGATTACGCTAGTGGGTTTACTCCTGAGTTTAGTTCAAAATATAAAAGCTGCACCAGTGAATTCATAACTGATCGGACCTGCCCGGTTGTGTCCACCTCTGTAAAAAAGCATCAGCAAACTGGAGTCACACCTGAAGCTGGAGTAGAGGGCAGAGGGAAAGAAATTTCCATAGTTTCCACTGAATCTTCAGGAAATCATCAAGACTGCGGTAGTGAATTCACACCTGTACTCACAGGATCGCTAAAGAAAGACGCCAACTCATCCTCACCAGTGCAAGAGCAAGCCACCGTCCAGGCGTCAGCGTCACCTGTTCTTCCACCAAATGAGCGAGAAATCACTGACACAGTGCCG CCACAGCTGTCTCCTTCTGCCGGTGGACCGCCCCAAGCAGCCAGTCAACCAGAGAAATTAGTGTTTCATCATCCGGAGATAAAGAAAGAGAAGTCCTCCCTCTGTGCCACCAATGTGACTGGATACTTGTTGAGTCCTACCATTCCCTCTGTCTCCTTTGCCAGTCCAAAGAGGAGGTTGAGTAGTCCTGAGAAGATCCTTAACCTCCATGAACAGCTACAGAAGACCCTGAGGAGCAGCTTTGAG GCTCCAAAGAGCAGAGGACGAGGACAGGACCCCAGGAGGAGTCAATCACTGTCAGCTCCTGCAGACCTGAACAAAGCCTCTCAGACTAAGAAGCTGAGCTTGAGTTTCAATAATGCACAGATCAACTCTCTCACAGTCACCACAGCTATGAGCCAAGCTCCACACACTCCAGTAGTAACAACTAAACCAGTTGCCGCTAACAAGTCACCAACACTTTTTGAAGCAGTTGCATCTAGATCAGTTAATGCAACCTTCAGTCCCAGCATCTTTACTAACCGTCACCTTAAAGCAGACACAACTAAAACAGAGTCTGCTCTTTCTAGCTCTTCTAACTTTGCTTTTTCCACTCCGGCTGCAAACAACGTCAAATCCATTTTAAGTAATGGCACTAATGAAACATTATCctcaaaaatgacaaagaaaatcACTGCAATCCCTGATGTATCCTATGCCGCACATAAAGCTTCTCTACAGAGGGTTGCTACTTTTGACTCTGCTGTTACTTATCCAAAAGCCACTTCCTCAGATGCAACTGCCCTTCAAATATCAACTGCCCCTGAAGTTACAACTTTCAACATGACTTCTAAAATGGATGGTGCTATCCCTGATGTTTCTCAGTCCAGTCAGCTGTCTCACTGCTCTCCTGAGAGATCGAACAAGTTTGCCACAACATTCACCGCTCGTTTAGGAAAAAGACCTAAGCCAG CTCCAGCTGAGGTTCGTTCTGTTGAGGTCATCAAAACAGTGGGTCAGAGCAACCTTATGATTGGCTGGGAGAGACCACCACTCGATGAGCTGGGATGCAGTAATGGCACGTTTGTGTATGGCTACAGG GTGTATGTTGATGGGGACTTTCACAAATCTGTCATGAGCTCAGCGTGCACCAAG TGTATTCTTGAAAATATCGACCTGAGTGTCCCTGTCCACATCAGTGTGCAGACACTGGGATCTAATGGACTTAGTTCAGATAGTGTACACACCGTGTTTCGGACCTCAGTTAGAACTGAGCCACAGTGA